CTTTTACATTCGGAATGACTACGGAATTGGTGTCAATCGCATGGGTAAGCGGCAACCGCAGGTCTTTGGCATACACTCTTTCTGCAATCTTGCTGAATACACTACCGGCCATCAAACCTCCCGAAGCCGGCAAGCCCGGTTTCTGGATAGAGACAATCATGCTATATTTAGGTGCCTCTGACGGAAAATATCCGCAGAAACTAACCAGGTAATTTGTTCTTCCTGTTTTGTATCCGGCAGCTCCCTGTGAAATCTGTGCCGTTCCCGTTTTGCCTGAAACATGGAACTGTTTACTCCCTGCCGGCTTGGCAAGTCCTTCACCGACCACTTTCCGAAGTATTTCACGAATCTGCTCCAAAGTCTTATCCGAACAAATCTTAGGATTGATAACTTCCGTCGGATATTCTTTCACGATTTCCCCATCTTTCACAGCAGCTTTGACAAACTTCGGACGCACACAGACTCCATTATTGGCTATTCCGTTGTAGAACGTCAGAATATTGATTGGAGGAACCTGTGTCTCGTAGCCGATACTCATCCATGGCAAAGTGGTCTTTGCAAAATAACGTTCTTTCGGACCACGGATATTCGGCTTTCCTTCTCCTGCAATCTGTAGGTGGAGCGGTTGGTCAATACTCATCCGTTTTAATCCGTCTACGAATTTCTGTGGATTGCTCCCATAGAAATGATTTATAATATAAGAGGTACCGACGTTGGACGAAACTCCCAGAATTTCGGTAACAGTCAGCTTCCCATATCCTCCACGATGCCAGTTGTGGTCTTTCATGACACGTCCGTACATTGGCATCTGTCCGTTGCCGGTGTCTACCACATAATCCGGAGTGATCTTGCCGTCTTCAAGAGCCACCATAATAGAGGCTGTTTTGAAAGTAGAACCCGGCTCGAGCATATCGCTGATGGCATTGTTGCGCATTTCGTAATATTCGCCGTCTTTGCCTTGCATCATGTTGACGATGGCTTTTACTTCTCCGGTAGCTACCTCCATCAATACTACCACACCTACGCTGGCGTTCAGTTCTTTCAGCTTGTCTATCAATGCTTTTTCGCAAATATCCTGCATGCCTACATCGATGGTAGTAATCAAATCGCAACCGTCAACTGGTGGTACATCGACAATGTTCAGGAATTTGTTCCTTACCTTTTTGCGGTGTGTCACTCCGTCCCGTCCTTTCAGGATGGTGTCGAAAGCAAGCTCAATACCATTTCTGGCTCCTTTGGCAGTATCTGCATATACATCTCCCAGCGTACGGGCAGCCAGTGAGCCGAAAGGCTTCTTGCGCTGATTGTATGCTAATTCTTTGAATCCGCCTTTATACCGGTTCAAACAAAATACAGGCAGTCTCTTTACCTCTTTATATTGTATATAGGAGATACGTTTCGGATAAATCAGATAATTACGGCTTTTTGTCTGGCGTCCTTTCTTGAGGTGTGCTTTGAATTGAGCCGCACTCTTGTCCGGGAATATCTTGTGAAGTCCGATGCAGATGGAATCCATATTGGCATTGAGGATGGAATCCCGGCGTGCCTGATCTTTCTGTCTGCGTTTTTCGTCCTTCTCACCGGACATAAAATCCATATATATTCTGTATTCGGGTAGCGAACTGGCCATCAGTTTACCATCAGAAGAAATAATGTTTCCACGATTAGGTTTCACCGTCACATTTTCTTTTACGAAACGATCAGCCACATCCTGCCAATATTGTCGTTCGGCAAACATGGTGATGCCTGCTTTTACAACAATAGCTATTCCTATCAACGCCATCAACAGGATGACGAAGAAGTAACGGGTCATTATGTTCTTTTTATTAACTGCCACAGTATTTGTCTTTTAAAAACTCTTACTTCTCAACTTTCCACTTATTTAATAAGGTAAGGAGGATTGGTGGAAGTTTGCAAATCGCTTTCCTTACTCGATATATAATTTTCAATGCGTGACTGGCGGCTCTTTTCCATCAGTTCCGAGCTGCGCGTCAGTGCATCATATTTAATGTCTATCAATTCTTTCTTCAACCGGTCTATCTCGATCTGTTGCTGTTGACTGGCATAACGATTGTGAATGTAGAAGATGATGAATACCATGATAAGTACCAGCAACTTCGTTTGACGACGGAAAAAATCGGTAGCTAGAATGTCTCCACCCAGAATGCTCTTCATCGAGGTGTGGTTTTTCTTCTTGCCTTCTTCTGTTTTCTTGTTTACTACTGCTTCTTCTTCCATATCTTTCTATTTCTTCTCTGCAATTCGTAGCTTGGCGCTTCTCGACCGTGGATTTCTTTCTATTTCTGCTTCATCGGGAACGATCACCTTGTTGTTGACAAGACGGAAAGGCGTTTGCAGATTTCCGAAGAAGTCGGATTCTGTTTTTCCTTCCACGTTGCCTGTTTTCATGATGTTTTTCACCATGCGGTCTTCCAACGAATGGTAAGTGATTACCACCAGTCTGCCGCCCGGTTTTAGTGCTTCCGTAGCAGCCAGCAACATCTCTTTCAGCGCTTCCATTTCTTGGTTTACTTCGATCCGCAGCGCCTGGAATACTTTTGCCAGCTCTTTCTTTTCGCGTTCACGACCGAAAAGCGGTTTGATGATTTCCAGAAACTCACCGATGGTCCGGATATACTGTCCGCTTCGGGCTTTAACGATGACAGAAGCCAGCTTACGACTGTTCTTCAGCTCTCCGTACAGGTAGAAGAGGTTTGCAAGACGTCCTTCCTCATAAGTATTTACGATATCTGCTGCCGTGATTCCGGCACGCTTGTTCATACGCATATCCAGCGCTCCGTCGAAACGGAAAGAAAAGCCGCGTTCGCTATCATCGAAATGATGGGAAGAGACGCCGAGGTCGGCTAGAATCGCATCCACTTGCTCGATGTCGTGATAGCGCAGGAAATTTTGCAGATAACGGAAGTTGCTGCGTACGAAGATAAAGTGAGGATCATCGACAATGTTCCGTTCAGCGTCCTCGTCTTGGTCGAATCCCAGCAGACGTCCGCCTTCTCCGAGCCGTGAAAGTATTTCGCGCGAATGTCCCGCTCCTCCGAATGTAACGTCTACATACGTTCCGTCCGGCTGGATATTCATCCCGTCAACGCTTTCTTTCAGCAATACAGGTACATGATATGTCAATTCATCTTTCTCCATCTTGTTTATTGTCATCGTTCATAATTTCTTCTAATGCCGCACCGAACTCTTCAGGCGACATGAATGGTTGTTCTGCCCGCTCTTTCGCCCAGATCTCTATCTTATTGTCGATGCCGATAAAGCGTATATCCCCATGGATGCTGCAAATCTGCATGTATCGTTTGGGGATTAATATACGTCCGTTGCTGTCCGGTGTTACCACTTCAACATCGCTCACAAACTGTCTGAAAATGAGTTGGTGTTTACTGTTCCATTTGTTCAGCCTGCTGCGAAGCTCGTTCAACTCCTCGTTCCACACGCTCTCGGGGTACAGGGTCAAACAGTCCTGAAATACGTCTTTACGCATAATAAGCCTTTCTTCGGAAGCTGCTTGTAGTTGCTTCCTGAAGGTTGCGGGTATGAACACCCTTCCTTTGGCGTCCGCCCTGGCTTCAATATTTCCTAGAAAACGTATCATTACCTTATTATAAAAAGCGACCGTAAAAGTATGAAATTCCCCACAATTCCCCACAACTTTCCATAAAAAACTTTTGGAGAAGTTTTCAACAGAATGTTAAATGTCTATTTGCTTGAAAATGATGTGGCTTTGAGAATGCTTTGCTGGTGGGGAGTTTGTGGCAGCGAAACGAAAAAAATGTCTGTTTAGGTAAAATTTGAGAAATGTGGTATGGCGGAGGTTTCTTCCTATAAAAAAGCATGCTTTTGCTGCGGTGAAAAATGAAAGATGGAGAAAGAAGCCCTGTTCCCTTTCTTGTTACACTCAAATCTCTTACTAATTATTAAAATAAAAGACTGCCTTCAGTCTTCAGATCTTTAAAAAATCCCCTTTTCATCGGTGGTTTTTGCTGAAGGCGCTCCTGAAAACGGAAGTGTTTGACTCCAGCTCTTTTTGCCATATTTACCTTCAATAGAGGCTCTATTGTAACAAAACGGAGTCTGCGTTTCATTGTAACAGAGCCTCAGTTTTACCCAGATGCAAGCTCTGTTTTGTTCAGCCCACGTGTTGGCGGGTTTCAGCCTACGCGCAAGCAATCATAAGCCCACGTGTAAGCAACCATAAGCTCGCATTTCACCTCACTTTAGCCCACGTGGTGAATCTATATACCCCGCTTGCTGGGCATATATATCCAGCATGGTGAGTATATATACCCACCGCGCTGGATATATATACTCACCAGTGAGCCTGAAAAGCTGAAAGCACTCCCCCTTGCCTACAGCACCTTCCTGCATGGGATGATATTTTTCGGTTTCAGCCGCTATCGCCCTCCTGCAAAGCGTTTGCGGATAAAACTGAAACGGCTGAAAGCGGAAATAGCTATGAGATATACGTTATTATCTTATACGTCGATTCTTAATGGAGTAATCCATACGATATACGAAAGATGAATGCAGCAGGGTTTATTGGAAAGCTTGGGGTGAAACTCCTTTTGCTTACTCGGCGGTCGAAACGGGAAATAATCCCGTTCCGCCTGCTCGATTGTTAAAACTAAAATCTGTATTAAAGAAGTATGTGATCCGAGATCACCAATTTATATAGTTAAGGTCTAGCGGAAGTCTTTCAGTTCTTCCTGTAATTTCTGGCGTGTGAAGAAAATACGGCTCTTTACTGTGCCTAGCGGGAGATCCAGTTTTTCCGCAATCTCACGGTATTTGAATCCTGAAACGTGCATGGCGAACGGAACTCTGTATTCTTTGGGGAGTTTGTTGACTACACGATGCATCTCTTTCAGGTCGTATGCTCTTTCTGTACTTTCATAACTTCCGTCCTGTGGCAAATTCAGATGATAAAGATTATCCGTCTGGTCGACGAATGTCTGGTCGCGGACTACCTTGCGGTAGTTGTTGATGAATATATTGCGCATGATGGTATACATCCATCCTTTGAAATTTGTATCAGGGGTGTATTTATCTTCATTATCTAATGCTTTTAATGATGTCTCCTGCAACAAATCGTTTGCTTCTTCACGGTCGGTTGTCAGTTTATAAGCGAAGCGCAGTAATTCTTCTTGTACTCCTACTAAATCTTTTCTGAAGCTTAAACTTTTCATATGTGTTGCTTTTTAAAGGTGAATATTCGTTTTTATTTTCGATGGTGCAAGTTTACGGGATTTTCTGAAACCCGATATGGGGAAATCCGACGTTTTTATGCCCGAAAACTATCCGCGGATAGATTTTAGGTTGTTTTTGATAGTTTTTAGGTGGTATTTTTTTATCTTCTGAACTTAAATCCTGCATTTTCTACCAAATTATTGCGATTAATAAAAAAGAACCGTTAATTTTGTGCCATCATTTTTATTTGAAAAGAATGACTGATGACTCTTTATTTTTGATTGATGTCGATAAGATACTTCGGACAAAGGCTCCGAAGCATTATAAGTACATCCCTAAATTCGTGGTTTCTTATCTGAAGAAAATT
The Bacteroides caecimuris DNA segment above includes these coding regions:
- a CDS encoding RNA polymerase sigma factor; this translates as MKSLSFRKDLVGVQEELLRFAYKLTTDREEANDLLQETSLKALDNEDKYTPDTNFKGWMYTIMRNIFINNYRKVVRDQTFVDQTDNLYHLNLPQDGSYESTERAYDLKEMHRVVNKLPKEYRVPFAMHVSGFKYREIAEKLDLPLGTVKSRIFFTRQKLQEELKDFR
- a CDS encoding FtsL-like putative cell division protein; the protein is MEEEAVVNKKTEEGKKKNHTSMKSILGGDILATDFFRRQTKLLVLIMVFIIFYIHNRYASQQQQIEIDRLKKELIDIKYDALTRSSELMEKSRQSRIENYISSKESDLQTSTNPPYLIK
- the rsmH gene encoding 16S rRNA (cytosine(1402)-N(4))-methyltransferase RsmH, which translates into the protein MEKDELTYHVPVLLKESVDGMNIQPDGTYVDVTFGGAGHSREILSRLGEGGRLLGFDQDEDAERNIVDDPHFIFVRSNFRYLQNFLRYHDIEQVDAILADLGVSSHHFDDSERGFSFRFDGALDMRMNKRAGITAADIVNTYEEGRLANLFYLYGELKNSRKLASVIVKARSGQYIRTIGEFLEIIKPLFGREREKKELAKVFQALRIEVNQEMEALKEMLLAATEALKPGGRLVVITYHSLEDRMVKNIMKTGNVEGKTESDFFGNLQTPFRLVNNKVIVPDEAEIERNPRSRSAKLRIAEKK
- the mraZ gene encoding division/cell wall cluster transcriptional repressor MraZ, whose protein sequence is MIRFLGNIEARADAKGRVFIPATFRKQLQAASEERLIMRKDVFQDCLTLYPESVWNEELNELRSRLNKWNSKHQLIFRQFVSDVEVVTPDSNGRILIPKRYMQICSIHGDIRFIGIDNKIEIWAKERAEQPFMSPEEFGAALEEIMNDDNKQDGER
- a CDS encoding penicillin-binding protein yields the protein MTRYFFVILLMALIGIAIVVKAGITMFAERQYWQDVADRFVKENVTVKPNRGNIISSDGKLMASSLPEYRIYMDFMSGEKDEKRRQKDQARRDSILNANMDSICIGLHKIFPDKSAAQFKAHLKKGRQTKSRNYLIYPKRISYIQYKEVKRLPVFCLNRYKGGFKELAYNQRKKPFGSLAARTLGDVYADTAKGARNGIELAFDTILKGRDGVTHRKKVRNKFLNIVDVPPVDGCDLITTIDVGMQDICEKALIDKLKELNASVGVVVLMEVATGEVKAIVNMMQGKDGEYYEMRNNAISDMLEPGSTFKTASIMVALEDGKITPDYVVDTGNGQMPMYGRVMKDHNWHRGGYGKLTVTEILGVSSNVGTSYIINHFYGSNPQKFVDGLKRMSIDQPLHLQIAGEGKPNIRGPKERYFAKTTLPWMSIGYETQVPPINILTFYNGIANNGVCVRPKFVKAAVKDGEIVKEYPTEVINPKICSDKTLEQIREILRKVVGEGLAKPAGSKQFHVSGKTGTAQISQGAAGYKTGRTNYLVSFCGYFPSEAPKYSMIVSIQKPGLPASGGLMAGSVFSKIAERVYAKDLRLPLTHAIDTNSVVIPNVKAGEMREAQRVLEELDINIQGKVADSGKEVWGNTHAAPQAVVLESRSNMQNFVPSVIGMGAKDAVYLLESKGLKVNLIGVGKVKSQSIANGTIVKKGQTVTLTLK